Genomic window (Pseudomonas hydrolytica):
GGCATCCTGACCTTCGTGACGGCCAACAACAGCCGTGTCATGCGGATTCAGCCGCCGCTGGTTCTGTCGCAGGCAGAAGCCGATCGCTTCATCCAGGCATTGGGCGAGGTCTGCGAGGACCTCTCGACCTTTGAGTCATGAGCTCATCGATCAGCAGTGCATGCGGTAGGTCAACCGCAACACCCCAGGCGATGACGCTGCCCGTCAAAGGCATGACCTGGGCCACCTCATACGCCGCAGACCGCAGCCAGCGCGCCGGCATTGCCGCGCCTGTGCAGAGCACGGCACTGGAAACATGGAGATATTCGCAATGAGCAACGTGTTAACAGCCGCATCGCCGGCGATGGCACTGGCGCGTCGTGTGCGCCAGTTTGTCGACGAGCAGATCCTACCCCACGAAACTCGTCTGGCCGCGGAGAATGATGAAGCCAAGGCACTGACGCGGGAGCTGACGCAGTTGGCCAGGGCTTCAGGCGTGTTCGGCACGTTCTATCCGCAGGAGCATAACGGGCGACTCGCCAGCCTGGTTGATTACATCCAGGTGGCAGAGCAGGAAGGGCGTTCGGAATATGCGCCGGGCATTCTGGGTGCCGATGCAACACTCGATGCCCATATGCTCAAGCGCCACGCCAGCCCTGCTGTCAAGGAGCGTTTCCTCCAACCACTGGTGCGAGGTGAGGCCATTTCCAGCTACGCCATGTCGGAGCCGGAAAGCATCGGCTCGATTCCCGCGACGATGACCTGTCGGGCCGAACTGCGGGATGGGCGTTGGCATGTCAGCGGGCGCAAGTGGTTCATCTGCCGTTCCCAGGTCGCGAATTTCGCGACCGTGGTGGCACGCACCGCCGAAGGATCGGTGACACAGTCCCTCTCCATGATCGTGGTGCCGACCGATACTCCGGGGTTCGAAGTGGTGCGGCCGCTGTCTTTGCTCGGACGCTGGCAAGGCCAGGCCGAGCTGGCCTTGCATGACGTGCAGGTTCCACAGGATCACGTCTTGGGCCTGCCCGGCCAGGGCATCGCGCTGATGCAGGAGCGGTTGGGATTGGGGCGATTGCTGCGTTCGGCGCATTGGCTGGGCCAGGCGCAACGCTGCTTCGAGCTGATGTGCCAGCGCATTCACTCGCCCAAGGGCCAACTGGCAAGGCTGGCGGACAAACAGCTGGCACGGGCGCGGGTCTACAAGGTGTATCGCAGCATCGCCGCGGCACGGGGCCTGCTACTTGACGCCGCAGGCAAGTTCGATGCGGGCGTCAGCAACAGCATCGAAGTCAACCTGGCGAAACTGGCCGCGTCGGATGCCGTGAGCGAGGCTGCCGACAGCGCCATCCAGATCATGGGGGCCGAGGGGCTGGGCGAGTGGACACCGCTCGCCGGTATCTACCGGGGCGCCAAGACCACGCATATTCTGGACGGTGCCGACGATGCGCTGATCAGCACCATCGGTCGACAGTTGCTGGCAGCGACCGCGCCTGGCGCTCTGTTCGATCCAGCCTCCCCTTCCCTGCACATACCCAAGGCTGCGGAATGAACGCTGAAACCCAACGTCCTGCGTCGTTGGCGGGGCTGTCCGTGCTGCTGCTGATGGCGATGGGCATGCCGATGATGATCTTCTATGCCATCGGCATCCTCGGCCCGCATTTGATTGCCGACTTGGCGATCTCCCGCCAGCAGTTGGGCTGGCTGACCGCCAGCACCTTCGGACTCGCCGCCGTGCTGTCGCCCTGGGCAGGCACTCTGGTTCAGCGCATGGGGACTCGCGCGGGGCTGGTCAGCATGTTCCTGCTGGTGGGTTTGTCCTTCTCGCTGATGGCGATCCTGCCTGGATTCGGCGGACTGATCACGGCATTGCTGTTTTGCGGCATTGCCCAGTCATTGGCCAACCCGGCCACCAATCAGGCCATCGCTCATGGCGTACCCGTAGCCCGCAAAGCCGGTGTCGTCGGTCTGAAGCAATCAGGCGTCCAAGCCTCCGCATTGCTGGCCGGCGTGGCGCTGCCGCCCCTGGTGCTGCTGTGGGGATGGCGTGGCGCGCTGGCAACCTGGGTGCCCGTGGCATTGCTCATGGCCGCCTTGGTAAGCCGCTGGGTACCGGCCAAATCAGCGGCAGCGCCACGTCAGCCCCTGCGCGTGCGCGCACCCAATGCCTGGCTGTCGATGCTGATGGCCATTCAGCTTTGCGCCGGTCTGGCGCTGTCCTCATTCATGACCTTTCTCGGGGTCCATGCCGATCAAATGGGCGTATCGGCCAGCGCCATCGGAGCCATGGTCAGTTGCTTTGGCGTCATGGGGATTCTGTCCCGGGTGCTGCTGACGCCACTCGCCGACAAGCTGAAGGACGAAACCATTCTGCTCGGTGTGCTGTTCGTGCTCGCAGGCCTGGCGTTGGCGGTCATGCGCCAGGCCAACGCCCATCAGCACTGGCCACTCTGGCTGGGCGTGATGGGAATGGGCCTGAGCGTGGTCGCCAGCAATGCGATCGCCATGAGCATGCTGTTGCGCGATGAGCGATTTGGCGGAGCGGCCACCTCGGCGGGCATGCTGTCGGTTGGGTTCTTCGGCGGCTTCGCCCTTGGCCCGCCTGCATTCGGGTGGCTCCTGGCCCACTCGGAGGGCTTCGCAAGCGCCTGGCTGGGCCTGATCGGTATTTTGCTCGCAGGCGGCCTTCTGTGCCTGCTGTTGCTGTACATGCGCCATAGGCAATGACCCATGCAAGGAAAGAACCTCCAGCAAACTGCCATCCACGCGATCTTCAAGCGAATGGATGAAATTGCAGCGCAATGCGGCGATCGTTTCCCTTTGTTCCGTCCCGGCACCGCCGCACAATGGACGCTATCGAGAAGGGGCTCTTGGCTGGGTGGCTTCTGGGCCGGGCTATGGTGGCGGCGCGCCGCCTATACACGCGGTGCCGACGACCGTGCGCTGGCAGAAGCCTGGTCGGCACAACTTCAACTGTTGCTGCGTGAGCCATCGATCAATCGCAGTTTCGTTTTCTGGTATGGCGCGGCCATCGGTCACCAGAAATTCGGCAAGAACCATATGTCTCAGCAGCTTGCCGGTCATGCGGCCCTCGCCATCTCCGCGAGCTTTGACCCCGCCTTGGGTGGCTGGACGTCCGGTTCAGGCATGGGTGCCGGCGAACCTGGAACGCGCACGCTCAATGTCGACGCGCTGGCACCGACGCTGGCACTGCTGCAGGGTTATGGCGGTCCGAAAGGAAGCACGCAGGCGCACCAGCATTTGCAGACCTGCCTTCGCCACCTCGCAACCGACCACGGTGCCTGGCGAACCAATGTCGTTCTGGATGCCGGTGACGGCGTGCAGCAGGAAGAGGCCGGGAGCTGGCCGCGCGGGCAGGCCTGGGCCATGCTGGGCATGGCTGAAGCGGTTCGGCTGTACGGAGAAGCCTATCGGCATCCGGCTTTGCAGGCTTGCGCCTACTGGACCGAACGCTGGGGAGGCTCCCGCCAGAATGCAGAAATAACAGGGTCGCACGTCCCGCCGCAGGATCTATCCGCGCAAGTGATCTCGGCAATCGCCATGCTCAATCTGTCGCAGTTCATCCCGGGTCAGCATTGGCTGTACCAGCAGGCGCATACGCAAGTCTCTTCAGTACTTGATGCCAGTAACATCGCCGAGACGGGACAGTTTGTTGGTCATCTTTATCGTGTGGGCCCGGATGACGAACAATTGGTTGAGTCGGCCTGCGCGACCTTCTTCTTGCTTGAAAGCCTGCTTAGCCTGTAAAGCAGTTCAGCAATCTTGCCGCACCGCGGGATTCGCATCGCTGGCAAATGCGCTTGACGCTGGCCTCAACATTCCGGTGGTGGGTTTTACCGCATTCCCCGTACCCATGACGCGGCTCCAACTGTTTCACTAATTCGCGCTGTTGGTTCGCCAGCTGCGAGCCCGTGCGTCGCCACGTCAAGCGACACCCTTGCAGCTCCATCCGCCGCCACCCCTGGCGTAGCTGCGACTCGACGAATTTCCACGACGAGCTTCGGATCTTGCTGTTCTCCCTAGCGGGGCATCACATGCCCTGCCGGCCTGGATGCCCTATTTCCCACCGGAGCATCCATCTCTCATCCCGACCTATGGGCGACAACGCCTGCCCGTTTCTCCCAGATGGATGCTCCCTGACCTCCAGGAGCATAGAACCATGGGTATGGACGTTTTCGGACAATCCCCTGCCTCTGAACGCGGCGAATATTTCCGCAGCAACGTGTGGTGGTGGCATCCCTTGTGGGAGTACTGCGAACGCCTCGCCCCCGACCTCATCCCACAAAGCAACCTCGGCCATTTCAATGATGGCTGGGGTCTCGACGGCCCGGCCTCGCTCGAACTGGCCAACCGACTGGCCGCCGCGCTGGCGGCCGGCGAAGTGGAGCAGTACGCGCAGGATTACGCAGGCTTCCTCGCAGCGCTTCCCGATGAGCCTTGCACCATCTGTAGTGGCACAGGCAAGCGTGCAGAACCACCGCACCGTGGCCCAGGCACATGGCCATGCAACAGCTGCGAAAGCACTGGCCATAGGCCGCACTTCGCGACGCACTACCCGTTCTCGGCCGAGAACGTACGCGAGTTCGAAGCGTTCCTGCGGGATTGCGGAGGATTCAAGATCTGCTGAAGTCTGATCACTGCACGCGCGCGGAGTCTATTGCCGACTCCGCGCGTGTTGCAGCAAGGTCAGCCGGCCTGCGACTCAATCAGGTGAGGTGGCTGCCCGGCTCACCACCCTGCGGCTCACGGAAGCTGCTGGGCCAGCTTGTACCGGGTCGTTGGGCTGCAGTGACTTTCTGCTGAACGCGCGATGGAAACGTGTGCCTTACCGTTCCCGCGCAGTTGCCGGCATCAGTGATGGGTCAGAGGCATCTCAGCATCAGCCATGTCGAGGCCGATGAGCTTCAAGCGCTCCAGCAGATCAAGGAACATCTGCTCGCCCCCCAAGACCCGGGTAAACAGGGCGCACTGGCAGACTACAGCGTCGAGCAGCATGCACTGAGCCTCGATCGTACTGCACTCGGTCATGCCCGCCAGAATGAGTTCATACGCCTTTTCAGAGTAGATTCTGGTGTCCATATCCACCCTCCGTGGACGTGGTGATAACCACCACCTTGAGATTTTAGTGGTGGCGACCCGCAGGGGGAAAACCTGCCAGGTACAAGCACCTGCCCTATGGCTCGCCATGACATGTGATCTTCAAACGCACGTCTGGCGGCCCCTCTGGCACCAACGCACAGCCAGAGACAAACAATACAAATTCTCATTTAACGAGGCAATCATCGGTGTAAAGGGATATCACCCACACCGCATTGACGCTCGCGGAGGACAGGTCGTACCCGCTATTCAAAGGGTTCCAGCAAGGGAAGAAGGGAATGGGGCCTCAAGGGAAACGGGTCTATCCGGAAAAGGAAAAGGCCCCTCGCTTCAGCAACTCCAGGAGCCATCGATGCTTGCTCTGTTCCAACGAAAACGCTTCTCGCTGGCGACACTCCCTCCCCAAGCCGGAGACAAGGGCAAAGGGCTGATTCGACCGGAGTCGGCCGCCTCCCTGCTGTCCACCCCTCGTCGTCAACGCCTGCTGGAACACATCTGGCAGCGCACCTCGCTCTCACGCAAGCATTTCGCCTCGCTCTATCTGGCCCCCTTGCAACGCTATGCCGAGCTGGTTCAGCAATTTCCTGCCTCGGAAGCTCATCATCATGCGTATCCAGGAGGGATGCTGGATCATGGCCTGGAAATCGTCGCGTATGCGCTCAAGCTGCGGCAATCGTACCTGCTGCCCACCGGCACTACACCCGAGGACCAGGTAGTGCAGGCGGAAGCCTGGACCGCCGCCATGGCATACGCCGCACTGCTGCATGACATCGGCAAAGTCGCCGTCGATCTGCATGTCGAACATGCCGACGGCAGCGTTTGGCACCCCTGGCACGGCCCGCTGACCCACCCCTACCGATTCCGCTACCGGCAGGATCGCGAGTACCGGCTGCACAGCGCGGCCACGGGCTTGCTGTATCGACAGGTACTCGATGGCGAGATTCTCGACTGGCTCAGCACTTTTCCTCCGCTTTGGTCCGCACTGCTGTACGTCCTGGCTGGCCAGTACGAACACGCCGGCGTCCTCGGCGAGCTGGTGATGCAGGCCGACCGCGCCTCGGTCGCCCAAGCACTCGGCGGTGATCCCGCACGCGCTATGGCGGCCCCGAAACACGCGCTGCAGCGCAAGCTACTCGATGGTCTGCGCTACTTGCTGAAAGAAG
Coding sequences:
- a CDS encoding acyl-CoA dehydrogenase family protein, which encodes MSNVLTAASPAMALARRVRQFVDEQILPHETRLAAENDEAKALTRELTQLARASGVFGTFYPQEHNGRLASLVDYIQVAEQEGRSEYAPGILGADATLDAHMLKRHASPAVKERFLQPLVRGEAISSYAMSEPESIGSIPATMTCRAELRDGRWHVSGRKWFICRSQVANFATVVARTAEGSVTQSLSMIVVPTDTPGFEVVRPLSLLGRWQGQAELALHDVQVPQDHVLGLPGQGIALMQERLGLGRLLRSAHWLGQAQRCFELMCQRIHSPKGQLARLADKQLARARVYKVYRSIAAARGLLLDAAGKFDAGVSNSIEVNLAKLAASDAVSEAADSAIQIMGAEGLGEWTPLAGIYRGAKTTHILDGADDALISTIGRQLLAATAPGALFDPASPSLHIPKAAE
- a CDS encoding MFS transporter → MNAETQRPASLAGLSVLLLMAMGMPMMIFYAIGILGPHLIADLAISRQQLGWLTASTFGLAAVLSPWAGTLVQRMGTRAGLVSMFLLVGLSFSLMAILPGFGGLITALLFCGIAQSLANPATNQAIAHGVPVARKAGVVGLKQSGVQASALLAGVALPPLVLLWGWRGALATWVPVALLMAALVSRWVPAKSAAAPRQPLRVRAPNAWLSMLMAIQLCAGLALSSFMTFLGVHADQMGVSASAIGAMVSCFGVMGILSRVLLTPLADKLKDETILLGVLFVLAGLALAVMRQANAHQHWPLWLGVMGMGLSVVASNAIAMSMLLRDERFGGAATSAGMLSVGFFGGFALGPPAFGWLLAHSEGFASAWLGLIGILLAGGLLCLLLLYMRHRQ